The Sphingomonas sp. HF-S4 sequence GGCGGCGCAACCATCGCCTATGGCAGCTATACCCTGCAGGGCAGCATCCTTTCGGGGCAGAACCAGTTCACCGGCAGCTTCGCTGCGGGCAGCACGCTGACGGGTACGCTCACCGGCGGCTTCTTCGGCTCGCAGGGCAAGGAAATCGGCATCGCCTTCGCCGGGACCGGCACCAACGGCGGCGACAGCCAGAACCTGATCGGCGTGATCGTCGGCAAGAAGTAAGCGTCGCAAAAGACAGGGAAGGGGCTCCGGGAAACCGGGGCCCCTTTTCCGTGCGCGGGTGTTGAAGCTAATATACGGATCGTATATGGTTCGTATATTCATGCTGTATTCGGGATTCTCATGGGCATCGTAAAAATCGAAGACGCGCTTCACGAGGAGGCGCGCCGGGCCAGCACGGTCATGTGCCGCTCGATCAATGCCCAGGCCGAGTTCTGGATGAAGATCGGCATGCTCGCCGAAGCCAACCCGACGCTGTCGTTCAACGCGATCGTCCGGATGCAGCTCGATGCCGCGCAGGCGTGCGAGAGCGGGGCGATGGCCGCCTGACATGGTCAAGACTCCCGACGAACTCGCGCTGATGCGCATTTCGGGCAAGCTGCTCGCCTCGGTGTTCGAGATGCTCGACGCCCGTGACCTTGCGGGCATGACGACGATGCAGGTCAACGACCTGGTCGAGGACTTCATCACCAACGACCTCGCCGCGCGGCCGGCGAGCAAGGGGCAATACGGCTTCAAGTTCGTGCTGAACTGCTCGATCAACCAGGTCGTTTGCCACGGCGTGCCGGACGACAACACGATCATCCGCGACGGCGACATCATCAACCTCGACATCACGCTCGAGAAGAACGGCTTCATCGCCGATTCGAGCAAGACCTATCTGGTCGGCAACGCCCCGCCCGCGGCGAAGCGGCTGGTCCGGGTGGCGCAGGAGGCGATGTGGCATGGGATCCGCCAGGTCCGCCCGGGCGCGCATCTCGGCGACATCGGCTTCGCGATCGAGAAGCATGCCAAGAAGAACGGCTATTCGGTGGTCCGCGAATATTGCGGCCACGGCATCGGCCGCGAGATGCACGAGGAGCCGCAGATCCTCAATTTCGGCAAGCCGGGCAGCGGCATGCGGCTGCGCGAGGGCATGACCTTCACGATCGAGCCGATGATCAACCAGGGCACGCGGAAAGTCGAAACGCAGGACGACGGCTGGACCGTGGTCACCCAGGACGGCAAGCTCTCCGCCCAATTCGAGCATACCGTCGCAGTGACCGCGACCGGCGTCGAAGTGCTGACCCTGCGCGCGGATGGGAGCTAGGCGACCACGTTCCCCTCCCTGCAAGGGAGGGGTTAGGGGTGGGTTGGCGCGGGGCGGGGCTCAACGCCCCGGCCAGCGCCTTATGCTGTGCAGGCTATGAGTCTTTCTGAGCGCGCAGACGCGCGCACCCACCCCCAGCCCCTCCCTGCGAACGGGGAGGGGAGGTAATTTCAGTCCTGCAGCCGCGAGGCGACGCCGCTCATGAAGCGCGCGTCATTGCCCTCGGCCAGCCACGGCGCCTCGGCGGCAATCGCGCCGAGCATGTCGGTCAACGGCTCGATCTCGGCCTTGGCGTAATTGCCCAGCACATAGCCGGTGACCCGATCCTTGTGCCCGGGGTGGCCGATGCCCAGGCGCACGCGGCGGAAATCGGGGCCGATATGCGCGTCGGTCGAGCGCAGGCCGTTATGCCCCGCAGTGCCGCCGCCCTGCTTCACCTTGACCTTGAACGGCACCAGGTCGAGCTCGTCGTGGAACACGGTGACGTCGGCGGGGGTGAGCTTGTAGAAGTCCATCGCCGCGCGCACCGCGCGGCCGCTCTCGTTCATGAAGGTGCCGGGCTTGAGCAGGACCAGCTTGGTCGAACCAATCCGCCCTTCCTGGGTCCAGCCCTGGAACTGCTTCTTGGGCGCCGAGAAGCCGTGCACCTCGGCGATCGCGTCGAGCGCCATGAAGCCGACATTGTGCCGGTGCATCGCATATTGCGGCCCCGGATTGCCGAGACCCACCCAGAGCTGCATTTCCAAACCCCGAAAACAAAATCGCCCCCGCACCTAGGATGCGGAGGCGATTTTTTGAACTGCGAAGTTCGAGGAAGCGATTACTCGCCTTCGCCCTCGGCCGGAGCCTCTTCCGAAGCTTCGGTCTCGGTGTCGCCTTCGCTCGACTTGAGCGCCGACGGGGCCACCACGGTCGCGATGGTGAAATCGCGATCGGTGATCGCCGAGGTCGCGCCCTTGGGCAGCGTCACCGCGGAGATGTGGATCGAATCGCCGACTTCGACTCCCTTGAGCGAGATCTCGATCTGGTCGGGGATCTCGGCGGCATCGACGACGAGCTCGAGCTCGTGGCGAACGATGTTGAGCACGCCGCCGCGCTTGATGCCGGGGGCTTCTTCCTCATCGGTGAACACGATCGGCACCGCGACGGTGACGGTGGCATGCTCGGAGATGCGCAGGAAGTCGACATGGAGCGGACGATCGGTGACGACGTCGAACGCGACGTCCTTGGGCAGCGTGCGCTCGCCATTGACCATCACGACCGAGTTCATGAAGTGGCCGGTGTTCAGCAGCTTTACCAGCTCGCGCTCGTTGACGTGGATGCCAACGGGGTCTGCCTTGTTGCCGTAGATAACGGCGGGGACGCGGCCTTCACGACGAAGCGCCCGGGAGGCTCCCTTGCCAGCCCGGTCGCGCGTCTCGGCCGACAGCGTAAGCGTCTCGCTCATGTGTCGTTCCAATGCGCTAAAGTGTTTCAGTTCGTATGCCGGGCAGGCCTCCAGGGATGACCCTGCCGCAACAAGCGCGCGCCTCTAGCGGAGATGGGAGCGAAAGGCAAGGCAACCAATCCTCCCCCGGAGGGGGAGGGGGACCGCGAAGCGGTGGAGGGGTATTCTCCGCGGGCAGCGTCGCTCGTGGAGAATACCCCTCCGTCAGCCTGCGGCTGCCACCTCCCCCTCCGGGGGAGGATCTGATCAGTACTTCACGCGCTCCACTTTCACTCCACGCTTGGCAAGCTCCGCCTGCACCGCGCCGTTCCCCGCCAGATGCCCGGCCCCGACCGCAACGAACACCGACCCCGGCGCATCCATCCGCGCCTTGAGCCAATCCGCCCACTTCTTGTTCCGCTGGGCGAGCAGCGCGTCGGCCAGTTCAGGCGCCCGCGCCAGATCCTCGTTCATCAGCCGCGCCAGGCCATCGGCGTCGCCCTTGCCCCACAACGCGACCATCGCGTCGATCGTCTCGCCCGCCTTGGGCAGGTCGGCGAGCGTATCGACCAGCAGCGCGCGCTGCGCATCGAACGGCAGCCGGTCGAAATAGCCGAGCTGCTCGCGCGCGGTTTCGAGCCCCACCAGCTTCTTGCCCGCCTTCTGCGCCGCGGCAGTCAGCACCGCCTCGGCGCCGTCCTTCTCGTCATAGCCCAATCGGCGCAGCGGCGCGGCCGACAGCAAGGTCGCCGCCAGCCACGGCTCGGCGCGATCGAGCGCCTCGGGTGCGATCCCCAGCTCGGGCAACACCGCGCGGAACTTCGCCGCCTCGGCCGGGCCGAGCTGCTCGGGCAGGCTGGGCCCGCTGGTCGACATCCCCAGCTCGGTCACCAGCGCCTGCATCTCGGCCTCGGGCGGCATCACCAGCTCGAGCACAAGCTCGTCGCTCGCGTCGAACGCCTTCTTCACGCCATCGTCGAACCAGCGCAGCCCCGGCTTGAGCAGGTGGACGGTGCCGAACAGATAGATCGTCGTGTCGTCGTCCTTGAGCACCCACAAGGCCGGATCCGCATCGTTGGCGGGTGTCGCCGCCTTGCATCCGCACAGCGCCAGCAGCGCCAGTCCGATCATCATCTTTCGCATGGGGCGGACAGGAGGCGATCCCTGCCACCTTGTCAACGTGCGCGCGCCACGCCAAAGCACCGCGCATGTCCGAGCCCCTCAGCTTCCAGCGCATGATCCTGAAGCTCCACGATTACTGGAGCGAACGGGGCTGCGTGATCCTCCAGCCCTATGACATGCGCATGGGCGCCGGCACCTTCCACCCCGCGACGACGCTGCGCGCGCTCGGCCCCGATCCGTGGAACGCCGCCTTCGTCCAGCCCTGCCGCCGCCCGACCGACGGCCGCTATGGCGAGAACCCCAACCGGCTCCAGCATTATTACCAATATCAGGTGATCCTGAAGCCCAGCCCGCCCGATCTGCAGGAGCTGTACCTCGGCTCGCTCGCCGCGATCGGGATCGACTTCACGCACCACGACATCCGCTTCGTTGAGGACGATTGGGAATCGCCGACGCTCGGCGCCTGGGGCCTGGGCTGGGAAGTCTGGTGCGACGGCATGGAAGTCACCCAGTTCACCTATTTCCAGCAGATGGGTGGCTTCGACTGCAAGCCGGTGGCGGGCGAGCTGACCTACGGGCTCGAGCGGCTGGCGATGTACATCCAGAACAAGGACAGCGTGTACGACTTGGCGTTCAACGACGCGGGCGTGACCTATGGCGACGTGTTTCTCGAGAACGAGAAGCAGATGTCGAAGTATAATTTCGAAGTCGCCGACACCGAGACGCTGTTCGAGGGCTTTCGCAAGGCCGCGGCCGAATGCGAGAACTGCCTGGCCAACGACGTGCCCATCGCCGCCTATGAGCAGGCGATCGAGGCGAGCCATATCTTCAATACGCTCCAGGCCCGCGGGGTGATCTCGGTCGCCGAACGCCAGGCCTATATCGGCCGCGTCCGCGATCTGGCCAAGGGCTCGTGCGAAGCCTGGATGGCCAAGAACGGGTGGGCGGCGTGAGCCCCGCTCCTCCCCGGAACGGGGAGGGGGACCGCGCGACGAAGTCGCGTGGTGGAGGGGGCGTGCCGCAAATGCGCCGCCCGGAAACCGACACCGCGCGCAAGCTCCGTCGCGAAATGACTCTGCCCGAAGTCCTGCTCTGGCAGAGACTGCGGGGCGCCAAGGTGGGCGTGAAGTTTCGCCGCCAGCATCCGATTGGCCCCTGCGTCGCGGATTTCTACTGCGCATCGGCTCGGCTTGTTGTCGAGATCGACGGCGAAATTCATGCAGATCGCGTTGACGACGATCAGGCTCGCGATCAATTCATGCAAGAAACGGATATGAGATTGTGCGCTTGAACGTAGCTGATGTGCTGAAAAATGTCGAAGACGCGGCAGACGCGATAGCGTCGCTTGCCGCACGCCCCCTCCACCATCCTTCGGATGGTCTCCCTCCCCGTGCCGGGGAGGAATTGCAGTGACCGAAGACTTCCTCCTAGAACTGCGCTGCGAGGAAATCCCCGCGCGGATGCAGGAAAAGGCCCGTGCCGATCTCGCCGCCCTGTTCGAGACGCGACTCCAGGCGCTCAACCTCGCCTATGAAGCCATCGAGAGCTACGCCACGCCGCGCCGGCTCGCGCTGATCGTCCGCGGCGTCGCCGCAACTACCACCGCGATGACCGAGGAGCGCAAGGGGCCCCGCGCCGATGCGCCCGACGCCGCGCTCCAGGGCTTCCTCCGCTCGACCGGGCTCACCCGCGACCAGCTCGTCGCGCGCGACGACGGCAAGGGCGGCCAGGTCCTGTTCGCGGTGATCGAGCGCCCCGGCGTGGTCGCCGGATCGGTGCTCGCCAGCGCCGTCACGCATGTCATCCACAATTTCCCCTGGCCCAAGTCGATGCGCTGGGGCGCCGCCTCGGCCTCGACCGAGAGCCTCCGCTGGGTCCGCCCGCTCCAGGGCATCATCGCCCTGCTGGGCGACAAGCTCGTGCCGATCCAGGTCGCCGGGGTCGAAAGCGGCGCGCAGACAGTCGGCCACCGCTTCCACCATCCCGGCGTGATCACGATCGGCTCCGCCGCCGACTATGTCGAAAAGCTGCGCGCCTGCCACGTCATCGTCGACGGCGCCGAGCGCCGCGCGATCATCGCGCTCGGCGCAAAGATGGCGGCGCAGAAGGCCGGGCTCACCCTGGTCGAGGACGAGGGCCTGCTGTTCGAGAATGCCGGGCTCACCGAATGGCCGGTGCCGCTGCTCGGCCGCTTCGACGCCGACTTCCTCAGCGTGCCGCCCGAAGTGATACAGCTGACGGCGCGGGTGAACCAGAAGTATTTCGTCTGCCGCGACGGCGCGGGCAAACTCGCCAATGCCTTCGTCTGCGTGGCCAATATCGACGCAGTCGATGGCGGCGAGAAGATCGTCGAGGGCAACCAGAAGGTCCTCGCCGCACGCCTCAGCGACGCGCGGTTCTTCTACGACACCGATCTCAAGACCCGGCTCGAGGATCTGACGCCGAAGCTGGCGAAGATCGTCTTCCACGAGAAGCTGGGGACGGTCGCCGACAAGGTCGATCGCGTCGCCAAGCTCGCCCGCTGGCTGGTGGACGAGGGGATCGTCACTTCTTCTCCCTCTCCCCTTCGGGGAGAGGGTCGGGGAGAGGGGGACTCTCCTCTAGGCGCATCGCTCGCGGCTCAGGCCCCTCTCCCAACCCTCTCCCCGGGGGGGA is a genomic window containing:
- a CDS encoding ParD-like family protein — translated: MGIVKIEDALHEEARRASTVMCRSINAQAEFWMKIGMLAEANPTLSFNAIVRMQLDAAQACESGAMAA
- the map gene encoding type I methionyl aminopeptidase: MVKTPDELALMRISGKLLASVFEMLDARDLAGMTTMQVNDLVEDFITNDLAARPASKGQYGFKFVLNCSINQVVCHGVPDDNTIIRDGDIINLDITLEKNGFIADSSKTYLVGNAPPAAKRLVRVAQEAMWHGIRQVRPGAHLGDIGFAIEKHAKKNGYSVVREYCGHGIGREMHEEPQILNFGKPGSGMRLREGMTFTIEPMINQGTRKVETQDDGWTVVTQDGKLSAQFEHTVAVTATGVEVLTLRADGS
- the pth gene encoding aminoacyl-tRNA hydrolase, which gives rise to MQLWVGLGNPGPQYAMHRHNVGFMALDAIAEVHGFSAPKKQFQGWTQEGRIGSTKLVLLKPGTFMNESGRAVRAAMDFYKLTPADVTVFHDELDLVPFKVKVKQGGGTAGHNGLRSTDAHIGPDFRRVRLGIGHPGHKDRVTGYVLGNYAKAEIEPLTDMLGAIAAEAPWLAEGNDARFMSGVASRLQD
- a CDS encoding 50S ribosomal protein L25/general stress protein Ctc, translating into MSETLTLSAETRDRAGKGASRALRREGRVPAVIYGNKADPVGIHVNERELVKLLNTGHFMNSVVMVNGERTLPKDVAFDVVTDRPLHVDFLRISEHATVTVAVPIVFTDEEEAPGIKRGGVLNIVRHELELVVDAAEIPDQIEISLKGVEVGDSIHISAVTLPKGATSAITDRDFTIATVVAPSALKSSEGDTETEASEEAPAEGEGE
- a CDS encoding TraB/GumN family protein, giving the protein MRKMMIGLALLALCGCKAATPANDADPALWVLKDDDTTIYLFGTVHLLKPGLRWFDDGVKKAFDASDELVLELVMPPEAEMQALVTELGMSTSGPSLPEQLGPAEAAKFRAVLPELGIAPEALDRAEPWLAATLLSAAPLRRLGYDEKDGAEAVLTAAAQKAGKKLVGLETAREQLGYFDRLPFDAQRALLVDTLADLPKAGETIDAMVALWGKGDADGLARLMNEDLARAPELADALLAQRNKKWADWLKARMDAPGSVFVAVGAGHLAGNGAVQAELAKRGVKVERVKY
- a CDS encoding glycine--tRNA ligase subunit alpha; amino-acid sequence: MSEPLSFQRMILKLHDYWSERGCVILQPYDMRMGAGTFHPATTLRALGPDPWNAAFVQPCRRPTDGRYGENPNRLQHYYQYQVILKPSPPDLQELYLGSLAAIGIDFTHHDIRFVEDDWESPTLGAWGLGWEVWCDGMEVTQFTYFQQMGGFDCKPVAGELTYGLERLAMYIQNKDSVYDLAFNDAGVTYGDVFLENEKQMSKYNFEVADTETLFEGFRKAAAECENCLANDVPIAAYEQAIEASHIFNTLQARGVISVAERQAYIGRVRDLAKGSCEAWMAKNGWAA
- a CDS encoding endonuclease domain-containing protein; the encoded protein is MRRPETDTARKLRREMTLPEVLLWQRLRGAKVGVKFRRQHPIGPCVADFYCASARLVVEIDGEIHADRVDDDQARDQFMQETDMRLCA
- the glyS gene encoding glycine--tRNA ligase subunit beta; amino-acid sequence: MQEKARADLAALFETRLQALNLAYEAIESYATPRRLALIVRGVAATTTAMTEERKGPRADAPDAALQGFLRSTGLTRDQLVARDDGKGGQVLFAVIERPGVVAGSVLASAVTHVIHNFPWPKSMRWGAASASTESLRWVRPLQGIIALLGDKLVPIQVAGVESGAQTVGHRFHHPGVITIGSAADYVEKLRACHVIVDGAERRAIIALGAKMAAQKAGLTLVEDEGLLFENAGLTEWPVPLLGRFDADFLSVPPEVIQLTARVNQKYFVCRDGAGKLANAFVCVANIDAVDGGEKIVEGNQKVLAARLSDARFFYDTDLKTRLEDLTPKLAKIVFHEKLGTVADKVDRVAKLARWLVDEGIVTSSPSPLRGEGRGEGDSPLGASLAAQAPLPTLSPGGRGLLADMADRAARLAKADLVTGMVGEFPELQGLIGGYYAAAQGEPREVAEAIRDHYKPVGQGDEVPTAPVTVAVSLADKLDTLVGFFLADERPTGSRDPFALRRAALGVLSQQLGAGLRYDLRAVIRWIYENYVRTESGQFACDPLTAEGVRLEGWSTLQRNLSDRTAHLLDFFADRLKVQQREAGVRHDLIDAVFALGGEDDLVRLLARVHALQAFVTTEDGKNLLAGYKRAANILKKEGFDGTDTDVGGNIYEAEPAESALKEALDAAEPRAEAAIEREDFEAAMAALATLRAPIDAFFDKVTVNDSDPDKRANRLGLLARMRDAVHKVADFSKIEG